Proteins found in one Columba livia isolate bColLiv1 breed racing homer chromosome 11, bColLiv1.pat.W.v2, whole genome shotgun sequence genomic segment:
- the TLE3 gene encoding transducin-like enhancer protein 3 isoform X5 has translation MYPQGRHPAPHQPGQPGFKFTVAESCDRIKDEFQFLQAQYHSLKVEYDKLANEKTEMQRHYVMYYEMSYGLNIEMHKQTEIAKRLNTILAQIMPFLSQEHQQQVAQAVERAKQVTMTELNAIIGQQLQAQHLSHAAHGPPVQLPPHPSGLQPPGIPPVTGSSSGLLALGALGSQAHLAVKDEKNHHDLDHRERDSSANNSVSPSESLRASEKHRSSTDYSIDSKKRKAEEKDSMSRYDSDGDKSDDLVVDVSNEDPATPRVSPAHSPPENGLDKARGLKKGDAPNSPASVASSSSTPSSKTKDLSHNDKSSTPGLKSNTPTPRNDAPTPGTSSTPGLRPMPGKPTGMDPLASALRTPISIAGSYAAPFAMMGHHEMNGSLTSPGAYAGLHNIPPQMSAAAAAAAAYGRSPMVSFGAVGFDPHPPMRAPGLPSSLASIPGGKPAYSFHVSADGQMQPVPFPHDALAGPGIPRHARQINTLSHGEVVCAVTISNPTRHVYTGGKGCVKIWDISQPGSKSPISQLDCLNRDNYIRSCKLLPDGRTLIVGGEASTLTIWDLASPTPRIKAELTSSAPACYALAISPDAKVCFSCCSDGNIAVWDLHNQTLVRQFQGHTDGASCIDISHDGTKLWTGGLDNTVRSWDLREGRQLQQHDFTSQIFSLGYCPTGEWLAVGMESSNVEVLHHTKPDKYQLHLHESCVLSLKFAYCGKWFVSTGKDNLLNAWRTPYGASIFQSKESSSVLSCDISADDKYIVTGSGDKKATVYEVIY, from the exons atgtACCCCCAGGGCCGGCACCCG GCTCCGCACCAGCCGGGCCAACCGGGCTTCAAATTCACCGTGGCCGAGTCCTGCGATCGGATCAAGGACGAGTTCCAGTTCCTGCAAGCCCAGTACCACAG CCTGAAAGTGGAGTATGATAAACTGGCGAACGAGAAGACAGAAATGCAGCGCCATTACGTTATG TACTATGAAATGTCGTATGGTTTGAATATTGAAATGCACAAACAG ACAGAAATTGCTAAAAGACTGAATACCATTTTAGCCCAGATCATGCCTTTTCTGTCACAAGAG CACCAACAGCAAGTCGCACAGGCTGTTGAGCGTGCCAAGCAAGTGACAATGACGGAGTTGAATGCTATCATCGGG cagcagctccaggcccAGCACCTCTCCCACGCCGCCCATGGGCCCCCAGTCCAGCTGCCGCCACACCCCTCGGGGCTCCAGCCACCAGGCATCCCGCCGGTCACCGGCAGCAGCTCAGGGCTGCTGGCCCTCGGCGCCCTGGGCAGCCAGGCGCACCTTGCTGTCAAGGATGAGAAGAACCACCATGACCTGGACCACAGAG AGCGAGACTCAAGTGCA AATAATTCTGTTTCACCCTCGGAGAGCCTGAGAGCCAGTGAGAAGCACCGGAGCTCCACAGACTACAGCATTGACTCCAAGAAGCGGAAAGCGGAGGAGAAGGACAGCATGAGCCGATAT GACAGCGATGGTGACAAGAGCGATGACCTGGTGGTCGATGTCTCCAACGAG GACCCCGCCACCCCCCGGGTCAGCCCAGCCCACTCCCCCCCAGAGAACGGCCTGGACAAAGCCCGTGGGCTGAAGAAGGGGGATGCGCCCAACAGCCCGGCCTCAGtggcctcctccagcagcacccccTCCTCCAAGACCAAGGACCTGAGCCAT AATGACAAATCATCGACACCTGGGCTCAAGTCAAACACTCCGACACCGAGGAATGATGCACCGACCCCAGGGACAAGCAGCACCCCGGGGCTGCGGCCAATGCCTGGCAAACCGACTGGCATGGACCCCCTGG cctcagccctgcggaCACCCATCTCCATCGCGGGCTCCTACGCGGCGCCCTTCGCCATGATGGGTCACCACGAGATGAACGGCTCGCTCACCAGCCCCGGTGCCTACGCTGGGCTGCACAACATCCCCCCGCAGATGagtgctgctgccgctgctgctgccgcctaCGGCCGGTCGCCAATGGTGAGCTTTGGAGCC GTTGGATTTGACCCCCACCCACCCATGAGAGCCCCTGGTCTGCCCTCCAGCCTGGCGTCCATCCCCGGGGGGAAGCC AGCCTACTCCTTCCACGTCAGTGCCGATGGGCAGATGCAGCCAGTCCCCTTCCCCCACGACGCGCTGGCGGGTCCTGGCATCCCCCGGCACGCCCGGCAGATCAACACGCTGAGCCACGGTGAGGTGGTGTGTGCCGTCACCATCAGCAACCCCACCCGGCACGTCTACACCGGCGGCAAGGGCTGCGTGAAGATCTGGGACATCAGCCAGCCGGGCAGCAAGAGCCCCATCTCCCAGCTGGACTGCCTG AACAGAGATAACTATATCCGCTCCTGCAAGCTGCTCCCTGACGGCCGCACGCTGATCGTGGGGGGGGAAGCCAGCACGCTCACCATCTGGGACCTGGCGTCCCCCACGCCCCGCATCAAGGCCGAGCTCACCTCCTCTGCCCCCGCCTGCTACGCCCTGGCCATCAGCCCTGACGCCAAAGtctgcttctcctgctgcagTGATGGCAACATTGCTGTCTGGGACCTGCACAACCAGACGCTTGTCCG gCAATTCCAAGGCCACACAGATGGTGCCAGCTGCATAGATATCTCGCACGATGGTACGAAGTTGTGGACAGGGGGTCTGGACAACACGGTGCGTTCCTGGGACCTGCGGGAAGGgcggcagctccagcagcacgACTTCACCTCCCAG ATCTTCTCTCTGGGGTACTGCCCAACGGGTGAGTGGCTGGCGgtggggatggagagcagcAATGTGGAAGTGCTGCACCACACCAAGCCCGACAAGTACCAGCTGCACCTCCACGAGAGCTGTGTCCTGTCCCTCAAGTTTGCCTACTGCG GTAAATGGTTTGTGAGCACTGGCAAGGACAACTTGCTCAACGCCTGGAGGACGCCCTACGGAGCGAGCATCTTCCAG TCCAAGGAATCCTCATCCGTCTTAAGTTGTGACATTTCAGCAGATGACAAGTACATCGTCACGGGCTCTGGTGACAAGAAGGCCACAGTCTACGAGGTCATCTACTAA
- the TLE3 gene encoding transducin-like enhancer protein 3 isoform X2 translates to MYPQGRHPAPHQPGQPGFKFTVAESCDRIKDEFQFLQAQYHSLKVEYDKLANEKTEMQRHYVMYYEMSYGLNIEMHKQTEIAKRLNTILAQIMPFLSQEHQQQVAQAVERAKQVTMTELNAIIGVRGLPNLPLTQQLQAQHLSHAAHGPPVQLPPHPSGLQPPGIPPVTGSSSGLLALGALGSQAHLAVKDEKNHHDLDHRERDSSANNSVSPSESLRASEKHRSSTDYSIDSKKRKAEEKDSMSRYDSDGDKSDDLVVDVSNEDPATPRVSPAHSPPENGLDKARGLKKGDAPNSPASVASSSSTPSSKTKDLSHNDKSSTPGLKSNTPTPRNDAPTPGTSSTPGLRPMPGKPTGMDPLASALRTPISIAGSYAAPFAMMGHHEMNGSLTSPGAYAGLHNIPPQMSAAAAAAAAYGRSPMVSFGAVGFDPHPPMRAPGLPSSLASIPGGKPAYSFHVSADGQMQPVPFPHDALAGPGIPRHARQINTLSHGEVVCAVTISNPTRHVYTGGKGCVKIWDISQPGSKSPISQLDCLNRDNYIRSCKLLPDGRTLIVGGEASTLTIWDLASPTPRIKAELTSSAPACYALAISPDAKVCFSCCSDGNIAVWDLHNQTLVRQFQGHTDGASCIDISHDGTKLWTGGLDNTVRSWDLREGRQLQQHDFTSQIFSLGYCPTGEWLAVGMESSNVEVLHHTKPDKYQLHLHESCVLSLKFAYCGKWFVSTGKDNLLNAWRTPYGASIFQSKESSSVLSCDISADDKYIVTGSGDKKATVYEVIY, encoded by the exons atgtACCCCCAGGGCCGGCACCCG GCTCCGCACCAGCCGGGCCAACCGGGCTTCAAATTCACCGTGGCCGAGTCCTGCGATCGGATCAAGGACGAGTTCCAGTTCCTGCAAGCCCAGTACCACAG CCTGAAAGTGGAGTATGATAAACTGGCGAACGAGAAGACAGAAATGCAGCGCCATTACGTTATG TACTATGAAATGTCGTATGGTTTGAATATTGAAATGCACAAACAG ACAGAAATTGCTAAAAGACTGAATACCATTTTAGCCCAGATCATGCCTTTTCTGTCACAAGAG CACCAACAGCAAGTCGCACAGGCTGTTGAGCGTGCCAAGCAAGTGACAATGACGGAGTTGAATGCTATCATCGGGGTACGTGGACTTCCCAATCTGCCTCTCACC cagcagctccaggcccAGCACCTCTCCCACGCCGCCCATGGGCCCCCAGTCCAGCTGCCGCCACACCCCTCGGGGCTCCAGCCACCAGGCATCCCGCCGGTCACCGGCAGCAGCTCAGGGCTGCTGGCCCTCGGCGCCCTGGGCAGCCAGGCGCACCTTGCTGTCAAGGATGAGAAGAACCACCATGACCTGGACCACAGAG AGCGAGACTCAAGTGCA AATAATTCTGTTTCACCCTCGGAGAGCCTGAGAGCCAGTGAGAAGCACCGGAGCTCCACAGACTACAGCATTGACTCCAAGAAGCGGAAAGCGGAGGAGAAGGACAGCATGAGCCGATAT GACAGCGATGGTGACAAGAGCGATGACCTGGTGGTCGATGTCTCCAACGAG GACCCCGCCACCCCCCGGGTCAGCCCAGCCCACTCCCCCCCAGAGAACGGCCTGGACAAAGCCCGTGGGCTGAAGAAGGGGGATGCGCCCAACAGCCCGGCCTCAGtggcctcctccagcagcacccccTCCTCCAAGACCAAGGACCTGAGCCAT AATGACAAATCATCGACACCTGGGCTCAAGTCAAACACTCCGACACCGAGGAATGATGCACCGACCCCAGGGACAAGCAGCACCCCGGGGCTGCGGCCAATGCCTGGCAAACCGACTGGCATGGACCCCCTGG cctcagccctgcggaCACCCATCTCCATCGCGGGCTCCTACGCGGCGCCCTTCGCCATGATGGGTCACCACGAGATGAACGGCTCGCTCACCAGCCCCGGTGCCTACGCTGGGCTGCACAACATCCCCCCGCAGATGagtgctgctgccgctgctgctgccgcctaCGGCCGGTCGCCAATGGTGAGCTTTGGAGCC GTTGGATTTGACCCCCACCCACCCATGAGAGCCCCTGGTCTGCCCTCCAGCCTGGCGTCCATCCCCGGGGGGAAGCC AGCCTACTCCTTCCACGTCAGTGCCGATGGGCAGATGCAGCCAGTCCCCTTCCCCCACGACGCGCTGGCGGGTCCTGGCATCCCCCGGCACGCCCGGCAGATCAACACGCTGAGCCACGGTGAGGTGGTGTGTGCCGTCACCATCAGCAACCCCACCCGGCACGTCTACACCGGCGGCAAGGGCTGCGTGAAGATCTGGGACATCAGCCAGCCGGGCAGCAAGAGCCCCATCTCCCAGCTGGACTGCCTG AACAGAGATAACTATATCCGCTCCTGCAAGCTGCTCCCTGACGGCCGCACGCTGATCGTGGGGGGGGAAGCCAGCACGCTCACCATCTGGGACCTGGCGTCCCCCACGCCCCGCATCAAGGCCGAGCTCACCTCCTCTGCCCCCGCCTGCTACGCCCTGGCCATCAGCCCTGACGCCAAAGtctgcttctcctgctgcagTGATGGCAACATTGCTGTCTGGGACCTGCACAACCAGACGCTTGTCCG gCAATTCCAAGGCCACACAGATGGTGCCAGCTGCATAGATATCTCGCACGATGGTACGAAGTTGTGGACAGGGGGTCTGGACAACACGGTGCGTTCCTGGGACCTGCGGGAAGGgcggcagctccagcagcacgACTTCACCTCCCAG ATCTTCTCTCTGGGGTACTGCCCAACGGGTGAGTGGCTGGCGgtggggatggagagcagcAATGTGGAAGTGCTGCACCACACCAAGCCCGACAAGTACCAGCTGCACCTCCACGAGAGCTGTGTCCTGTCCCTCAAGTTTGCCTACTGCG GTAAATGGTTTGTGAGCACTGGCAAGGACAACTTGCTCAACGCCTGGAGGACGCCCTACGGAGCGAGCATCTTCCAG TCCAAGGAATCCTCATCCGTCTTAAGTTGTGACATTTCAGCAGATGACAAGTACATCGTCACGGGCTCTGGTGACAAGAAGGCCACAGTCTACGAGGTCATCTACTAA
- the TLE3 gene encoding transducin-like enhancer protein 3 isoform X4, producing MYPQGRHPAPHQPGQPGFKFTVAESCDRIKDEFQFLQAQYHSLKVEYDKLANEKTEMQRHYVMYYEMSYGLNIEMHKQTEIAKRLNTILAQIMPFLSQEHQQQVAQAVERAKQVTMTELNAIIGQQQLQAQHLSHAAHGPPVQLPPHPSGLQPPGIPPVTGSSSGLLALGALGSQAHLAVKDEKNHHDLDHRERDSSANNSVSPSESLRASEKHRSSTDYSIDSKKRKAEEKDSMSRYDSDGDKSDDLVVDVSNEDPATPRVSPAHSPPENGLDKARGLKKGDAPNSPASVASSSSTPSSKTKDLSHNDKSSTPGLKSNTPTPRNDAPTPGTSSTPGLRPMPGKPTGMDPLASALRTPISIAGSYAAPFAMMGHHEMNGSLTSPGAYAGLHNIPPQMSAAAAAAAAYGRSPMVSFGAVGFDPHPPMRAPGLPSSLASIPGGKPAYSFHVSADGQMQPVPFPHDALAGPGIPRHARQINTLSHGEVVCAVTISNPTRHVYTGGKGCVKIWDISQPGSKSPISQLDCLNRDNYIRSCKLLPDGRTLIVGGEASTLTIWDLASPTPRIKAELTSSAPACYALAISPDAKVCFSCCSDGNIAVWDLHNQTLVRQFQGHTDGASCIDISHDGTKLWTGGLDNTVRSWDLREGRQLQQHDFTSQIFSLGYCPTGEWLAVGMESSNVEVLHHTKPDKYQLHLHESCVLSLKFAYCGKWFVSTGKDNLLNAWRTPYGASIFQSKESSSVLSCDISADDKYIVTGSGDKKATVYEVIY from the exons atgtACCCCCAGGGCCGGCACCCG GCTCCGCACCAGCCGGGCCAACCGGGCTTCAAATTCACCGTGGCCGAGTCCTGCGATCGGATCAAGGACGAGTTCCAGTTCCTGCAAGCCCAGTACCACAG CCTGAAAGTGGAGTATGATAAACTGGCGAACGAGAAGACAGAAATGCAGCGCCATTACGTTATG TACTATGAAATGTCGTATGGTTTGAATATTGAAATGCACAAACAG ACAGAAATTGCTAAAAGACTGAATACCATTTTAGCCCAGATCATGCCTTTTCTGTCACAAGAG CACCAACAGCAAGTCGCACAGGCTGTTGAGCGTGCCAAGCAAGTGACAATGACGGAGTTGAATGCTATCATCGGG cagcagcagctccaggcccAGCACCTCTCCCACGCCGCCCATGGGCCCCCAGTCCAGCTGCCGCCACACCCCTCGGGGCTCCAGCCACCAGGCATCCCGCCGGTCACCGGCAGCAGCTCAGGGCTGCTGGCCCTCGGCGCCCTGGGCAGCCAGGCGCACCTTGCTGTCAAGGATGAGAAGAACCACCATGACCTGGACCACAGAG AGCGAGACTCAAGTGCA AATAATTCTGTTTCACCCTCGGAGAGCCTGAGAGCCAGTGAGAAGCACCGGAGCTCCACAGACTACAGCATTGACTCCAAGAAGCGGAAAGCGGAGGAGAAGGACAGCATGAGCCGATAT GACAGCGATGGTGACAAGAGCGATGACCTGGTGGTCGATGTCTCCAACGAG GACCCCGCCACCCCCCGGGTCAGCCCAGCCCACTCCCCCCCAGAGAACGGCCTGGACAAAGCCCGTGGGCTGAAGAAGGGGGATGCGCCCAACAGCCCGGCCTCAGtggcctcctccagcagcacccccTCCTCCAAGACCAAGGACCTGAGCCAT AATGACAAATCATCGACACCTGGGCTCAAGTCAAACACTCCGACACCGAGGAATGATGCACCGACCCCAGGGACAAGCAGCACCCCGGGGCTGCGGCCAATGCCTGGCAAACCGACTGGCATGGACCCCCTGG cctcagccctgcggaCACCCATCTCCATCGCGGGCTCCTACGCGGCGCCCTTCGCCATGATGGGTCACCACGAGATGAACGGCTCGCTCACCAGCCCCGGTGCCTACGCTGGGCTGCACAACATCCCCCCGCAGATGagtgctgctgccgctgctgctgccgcctaCGGCCGGTCGCCAATGGTGAGCTTTGGAGCC GTTGGATTTGACCCCCACCCACCCATGAGAGCCCCTGGTCTGCCCTCCAGCCTGGCGTCCATCCCCGGGGGGAAGCC AGCCTACTCCTTCCACGTCAGTGCCGATGGGCAGATGCAGCCAGTCCCCTTCCCCCACGACGCGCTGGCGGGTCCTGGCATCCCCCGGCACGCCCGGCAGATCAACACGCTGAGCCACGGTGAGGTGGTGTGTGCCGTCACCATCAGCAACCCCACCCGGCACGTCTACACCGGCGGCAAGGGCTGCGTGAAGATCTGGGACATCAGCCAGCCGGGCAGCAAGAGCCCCATCTCCCAGCTGGACTGCCTG AACAGAGATAACTATATCCGCTCCTGCAAGCTGCTCCCTGACGGCCGCACGCTGATCGTGGGGGGGGAAGCCAGCACGCTCACCATCTGGGACCTGGCGTCCCCCACGCCCCGCATCAAGGCCGAGCTCACCTCCTCTGCCCCCGCCTGCTACGCCCTGGCCATCAGCCCTGACGCCAAAGtctgcttctcctgctgcagTGATGGCAACATTGCTGTCTGGGACCTGCACAACCAGACGCTTGTCCG gCAATTCCAAGGCCACACAGATGGTGCCAGCTGCATAGATATCTCGCACGATGGTACGAAGTTGTGGACAGGGGGTCTGGACAACACGGTGCGTTCCTGGGACCTGCGGGAAGGgcggcagctccagcagcacgACTTCACCTCCCAG ATCTTCTCTCTGGGGTACTGCCCAACGGGTGAGTGGCTGGCGgtggggatggagagcagcAATGTGGAAGTGCTGCACCACACCAAGCCCGACAAGTACCAGCTGCACCTCCACGAGAGCTGTGTCCTGTCCCTCAAGTTTGCCTACTGCG GTAAATGGTTTGTGAGCACTGGCAAGGACAACTTGCTCAACGCCTGGAGGACGCCCTACGGAGCGAGCATCTTCCAG TCCAAGGAATCCTCATCCGTCTTAAGTTGTGACATTTCAGCAGATGACAAGTACATCGTCACGGGCTCTGGTGACAAGAAGGCCACAGTCTACGAGGTCATCTACTAA
- the TLE3 gene encoding transducin-like enhancer protein 3 isoform X3: MYPQGRHPAPHQPGQPGFKFTVAESCDRIKDEFQFLQAQYHSLKVEYDKLANEKTEMQRHYVMYYEMSYGLNIEMHKQTEIAKRLNTILAQIMPFLSQEHQQQVAQAVERAKQVTMTELNAIIGVRGLPNLPLTQQQLQAQHLSHAAHGPPVQLPPHPSGLQPPGIPPVTGSSSGLLALGALGSQAHLAVKDEKNHHDLDHRERDSSANNSVSPSESLRASEKHRSSTDYSIDSKKRKAEEKDSMSRYDSDGDKSDDLVVDVSNEDPATPRVSPAHSPPENGLDKARGLKKGDAPNSPASVASSSSTPSSKTKDLSHNDKSSTPGLKSNTPTPRNDAPTPGTSSTPGLRPMPGKPTGMDPLASALRTPISIAGSYAAPFAMMGHHEMNGSLTSPGAYAGLHNIPPQMSAAAAAAAAYGRSPMVGFDPHPPMRAPGLPSSLASIPGGKPAYSFHVSADGQMQPVPFPHDALAGPGIPRHARQINTLSHGEVVCAVTISNPTRHVYTGGKGCVKIWDISQPGSKSPISQLDCLNRDNYIRSCKLLPDGRTLIVGGEASTLTIWDLASPTPRIKAELTSSAPACYALAISPDAKVCFSCCSDGNIAVWDLHNQTLVRQFQGHTDGASCIDISHDGTKLWTGGLDNTVRSWDLREGRQLQQHDFTSQIFSLGYCPTGEWLAVGMESSNVEVLHHTKPDKYQLHLHESCVLSLKFAYCGKWFVSTGKDNLLNAWRTPYGASIFQSKESSSVLSCDISADDKYIVTGSGDKKATVYEVIY, translated from the exons atgtACCCCCAGGGCCGGCACCCG GCTCCGCACCAGCCGGGCCAACCGGGCTTCAAATTCACCGTGGCCGAGTCCTGCGATCGGATCAAGGACGAGTTCCAGTTCCTGCAAGCCCAGTACCACAG CCTGAAAGTGGAGTATGATAAACTGGCGAACGAGAAGACAGAAATGCAGCGCCATTACGTTATG TACTATGAAATGTCGTATGGTTTGAATATTGAAATGCACAAACAG ACAGAAATTGCTAAAAGACTGAATACCATTTTAGCCCAGATCATGCCTTTTCTGTCACAAGAG CACCAACAGCAAGTCGCACAGGCTGTTGAGCGTGCCAAGCAAGTGACAATGACGGAGTTGAATGCTATCATCGGGGTACGTGGACTTCCCAATCTGCCTCTCACC cagcagcagctccaggcccAGCACCTCTCCCACGCCGCCCATGGGCCCCCAGTCCAGCTGCCGCCACACCCCTCGGGGCTCCAGCCACCAGGCATCCCGCCGGTCACCGGCAGCAGCTCAGGGCTGCTGGCCCTCGGCGCCCTGGGCAGCCAGGCGCACCTTGCTGTCAAGGATGAGAAGAACCACCATGACCTGGACCACAGAG AGCGAGACTCAAGTGCA AATAATTCTGTTTCACCCTCGGAGAGCCTGAGAGCCAGTGAGAAGCACCGGAGCTCCACAGACTACAGCATTGACTCCAAGAAGCGGAAAGCGGAGGAGAAGGACAGCATGAGCCGATAT GACAGCGATGGTGACAAGAGCGATGACCTGGTGGTCGATGTCTCCAACGAG GACCCCGCCACCCCCCGGGTCAGCCCAGCCCACTCCCCCCCAGAGAACGGCCTGGACAAAGCCCGTGGGCTGAAGAAGGGGGATGCGCCCAACAGCCCGGCCTCAGtggcctcctccagcagcacccccTCCTCCAAGACCAAGGACCTGAGCCAT AATGACAAATCATCGACACCTGGGCTCAAGTCAAACACTCCGACACCGAGGAATGATGCACCGACCCCAGGGACAAGCAGCACCCCGGGGCTGCGGCCAATGCCTGGCAAACCGACTGGCATGGACCCCCTGG cctcagccctgcggaCACCCATCTCCATCGCGGGCTCCTACGCGGCGCCCTTCGCCATGATGGGTCACCACGAGATGAACGGCTCGCTCACCAGCCCCGGTGCCTACGCTGGGCTGCACAACATCCCCCCGCAGATGagtgctgctgccgctgctgctgccgcctaCGGCCGGTCGCCAATG GTTGGATTTGACCCCCACCCACCCATGAGAGCCCCTGGTCTGCCCTCCAGCCTGGCGTCCATCCCCGGGGGGAAGCC AGCCTACTCCTTCCACGTCAGTGCCGATGGGCAGATGCAGCCAGTCCCCTTCCCCCACGACGCGCTGGCGGGTCCTGGCATCCCCCGGCACGCCCGGCAGATCAACACGCTGAGCCACGGTGAGGTGGTGTGTGCCGTCACCATCAGCAACCCCACCCGGCACGTCTACACCGGCGGCAAGGGCTGCGTGAAGATCTGGGACATCAGCCAGCCGGGCAGCAAGAGCCCCATCTCCCAGCTGGACTGCCTG AACAGAGATAACTATATCCGCTCCTGCAAGCTGCTCCCTGACGGCCGCACGCTGATCGTGGGGGGGGAAGCCAGCACGCTCACCATCTGGGACCTGGCGTCCCCCACGCCCCGCATCAAGGCCGAGCTCACCTCCTCTGCCCCCGCCTGCTACGCCCTGGCCATCAGCCCTGACGCCAAAGtctgcttctcctgctgcagTGATGGCAACATTGCTGTCTGGGACCTGCACAACCAGACGCTTGTCCG gCAATTCCAAGGCCACACAGATGGTGCCAGCTGCATAGATATCTCGCACGATGGTACGAAGTTGTGGACAGGGGGTCTGGACAACACGGTGCGTTCCTGGGACCTGCGGGAAGGgcggcagctccagcagcacgACTTCACCTCCCAG ATCTTCTCTCTGGGGTACTGCCCAACGGGTGAGTGGCTGGCGgtggggatggagagcagcAATGTGGAAGTGCTGCACCACACCAAGCCCGACAAGTACCAGCTGCACCTCCACGAGAGCTGTGTCCTGTCCCTCAAGTTTGCCTACTGCG GTAAATGGTTTGTGAGCACTGGCAAGGACAACTTGCTCAACGCCTGGAGGACGCCCTACGGAGCGAGCATCTTCCAG TCCAAGGAATCCTCATCCGTCTTAAGTTGTGACATTTCAGCAGATGACAAGTACATCGTCACGGGCTCTGGTGACAAGAAGGCCACAGTCTACGAGGTCATCTACTAA